A window of the Gemmatirosa kalamazoonensis genome harbors these coding sequences:
- the alc gene encoding allantoicase — translation MTDFTDLPDLAGERFGGAVIAANDEFFAPKDALVKPNAPEWREGVYTERGKWMDGWETRRRRSPGHDWAIVRLGMPGVVRGVVIDTSFFTGNYPERASLDACALDGTPGAEVLTTQDVGWEPLLGMSRLHGNARNAFEVDGDRRITHLRLNIFPDGGVARLRVHGDVVPDERVFARGEVDLAAMELGGFVVSCSDMHYGHRQNLILPGRSTHMGDGWETKRRRGPGHDWSIVRLARRGVLSRVELDTDHFKGNAPGSCMLESCDAPEGFDAERATWRPLVPATPLEPHARHTFDVDSAEPATHVRLNIYPDGGVARLRLFGTVAQ, via the coding sequence ATGACCGACTTCACCGATCTTCCCGATCTCGCCGGCGAGCGCTTCGGCGGCGCCGTCATCGCGGCGAACGACGAGTTCTTCGCGCCGAAGGACGCGCTCGTGAAGCCCAACGCGCCCGAGTGGCGCGAGGGCGTGTACACGGAGCGCGGCAAGTGGATGGACGGCTGGGAGACGCGCCGCCGTCGCTCGCCCGGCCACGACTGGGCGATCGTGCGGCTCGGCATGCCCGGCGTCGTGCGCGGCGTCGTGATCGACACGAGCTTCTTCACCGGCAACTACCCCGAGCGCGCGAGCCTCGACGCGTGCGCGCTGGATGGAACGCCGGGCGCCGAGGTGCTCACGACCCAGGACGTCGGCTGGGAGCCGCTGCTCGGCATGTCGAGGCTCCACGGGAACGCGCGCAACGCGTTCGAGGTCGACGGCGATCGTCGGATCACGCACCTGCGGCTGAACATCTTCCCCGACGGGGGTGTCGCGCGGCTCCGCGTGCACGGCGACGTGGTGCCCGACGAGCGCGTGTTCGCGCGCGGCGAGGTGGATCTCGCGGCGATGGAGCTCGGCGGCTTCGTGGTGTCGTGCAGCGACATGCACTACGGCCACCGCCAGAACCTCATCCTCCCCGGCCGCTCGACGCACATGGGGGACGGCTGGGAGACGAAGCGTCGCCGCGGCCCGGGGCACGACTGGTCGATCGTGCGCCTCGCGCGGCGCGGCGTGCTGTCGCGTGTGGAGCTCGACACCGACCACTTCAAGGGCAACGCGCCCGGGAGCTGCATGCTGGAATCCTGCGACGCGCCCGAGGGCTTCGACGCCGAGCGCGCGACGTGGCGGCCGCTCGTGCCCGCGACGCCGCTCGAGCCGCACGCCCGCCACACGTTCGACGTGGACTCGGCCGAGCCGGCGACGCACGTCAGGCTCAACATCTATCCCGACGGCGGCGTGGCGCGGCTGCGGCTGTTCGGGACCGTTGCGCAGTGA
- a CDS encoding glycoside hydrolase family 172 protein, giving the protein MNRSTFVTTAALCAIARAASAQPPAGALDALTLPRAAHVVHYSSRDTTGGNDDARAIPPGGTLTLVDHRGAGIVRRWWVTIAPRNSVAIQRQLIVRCWWDDEPEPSVEVPITDFFGVGFGEWRQFTSAPVNMTSGGYDTYWAMPFRRHARITVENRATVPVGAFYFNVDVEARDAVPDSALYFHAQFRRVTTTRGTPVTLLEAEGRGQYVGTVLSMQPRRGRALWYLEGDERVFVDGETTPSVIGTGTEDYFSSGWYFDRGPYSSLYHGLTIKDSLSGRVSAYRWHIEDPIPFARSLRFTIEHGGTNDAPGTDYSSVAFWYQTHPHRAFPPLPAELLPYEPVPPMRVPGAIEAESLLGAARATAGRVQAQDMMAWEGDSAGWSGASQLWWVEARPGARLTLPLRAPAAGTYELVGRFTRAPDYGDVRLSVNGHTLSPVVHGYAPHVEAMGPVSLGRVPLRAGDNALVLEIVGKDPRAHGYSDGYLVGIDAIELRRVR; this is encoded by the coding sequence GTGAACCGATCGACGTTCGTGACCACCGCCGCACTGTGCGCCATCGCGCGCGCGGCCTCGGCGCAGCCGCCCGCCGGCGCGCTCGACGCGCTCACGCTGCCCCGCGCGGCGCACGTCGTCCACTACTCCAGCCGCGACACCACCGGCGGCAACGACGACGCGCGCGCCATCCCACCTGGCGGCACGCTCACGCTCGTCGATCATCGCGGCGCCGGCATCGTGAGGCGGTGGTGGGTCACCATCGCGCCGCGCAACAGCGTCGCCATCCAGCGACAGCTCATCGTCCGCTGCTGGTGGGACGACGAGCCCGAGCCGTCGGTGGAGGTGCCGATCACCGACTTCTTCGGCGTCGGCTTCGGCGAGTGGCGGCAGTTCACGTCGGCGCCGGTCAACATGACGAGCGGCGGCTACGACACGTACTGGGCGATGCCGTTCCGCCGCCACGCGCGCATCACGGTGGAGAACCGCGCCACCGTGCCGGTCGGCGCGTTCTACTTCAACGTCGACGTGGAGGCGCGCGACGCGGTGCCCGACAGCGCGCTCTACTTCCACGCGCAGTTCCGCCGCGTGACGACCACGCGCGGCACGCCGGTCACGCTGCTGGAGGCCGAGGGACGCGGGCAGTACGTCGGCACGGTGCTCTCGATGCAGCCGCGTCGCGGCCGCGCGCTCTGGTACCTCGAGGGCGACGAGCGCGTGTTCGTCGACGGCGAGACGACACCGAGCGTGATCGGTACGGGCACCGAGGACTACTTCTCGTCGGGCTGGTACTTCGATCGCGGCCCGTACTCGTCGCTCTACCACGGGCTCACGATCAAGGACTCGCTCTCGGGCCGCGTGAGCGCGTACCGCTGGCACATCGAGGATCCGATCCCGTTCGCGCGCTCGCTCCGATTCACGATCGAGCATGGCGGCACGAACGACGCGCCCGGCACCGACTACAGCTCGGTGGCGTTCTGGTACCAGACGCACCCGCACCGCGCGTTCCCGCCGCTCCCCGCGGAGCTGCTGCCGTACGAGCCCGTGCCGCCGATGCGCGTGCCCGGCGCGATCGAGGCGGAGTCGCTGTTAGGCGCCGCGCGCGCCACCGCGGGCCGGGTGCAGGCGCAGGACATGATGGCGTGGGAGGGCGACTCCGCGGGGTGGAGCGGCGCTTCGCAGCTCTGGTGGGTCGAGGCGCGCCCCGGCGCCCGCCTCACGCTGCCGCTCCGCGCGCCCGCCGCCGGCACCTACGAGCTCGTGGGCCGCTTCACGCGCGCTCCCGACTACGGCGACGTGCGGCTCAGCGTGAACGGCCACACGCTCTCGCCCGTGGTGCACGGCTACGCGCCGCACGTCGAGGCGATGGGGCCGGTGTCGCTCGGCCGCGTGCCGCTGCGCGCGGGCGACAACGCGCTCGTGCTGGAGATCGTCGGCAAGGACCCGCGCGCGCACGGCTACTCCGACGGGTACCTCGTCGGGATCGACGCGATCGAGCTGCGACGCGTCCGTTAG
- the ggt gene encoding gamma-glutamyltransferase, which yields MRRPTVLLAALLAAPLTLPAQRPLTMAGRSVVYAPHGVAATSQPLATTAALNVLQKGGNAIDAAVTAAATLAVVEPMMTGVGGDMFALVWIAKEHRLVALNASGRAGSLMSRDELVKRGRTRMPSRGIETVTVPGALAGWQELLSKYGTITLAQAVQPAIHYADEGFVVTPVISNDWAGQADVLARDEGARATFLVNGKTPKAGDWFRNPDLARTLRQIAAEGPDALYGGTLGQRIVARVQELGGFITLDDLKANKPTWVTPISTTFKGYRVWELPPNNQGIAALEMLRILDAYDLKAMGHNSPTYLHHLIEAKKLAYADLARYVGDAEHLTMPAERMLSDAFIAERRSHLDEHRAQSRVEAGPAQTASETIYLTVADSAGNMVSFINSLFDEFGSGIVVPGTGFALHDRGAGFTMDPGLPNTVAPGKRPFHTLIPGFVTKDDQPYMSFGLMGGAMQAQGHAQFLINMFVFGMDVQQAIDAPRFRHLNGLSVALEPAIGDSVRAALAAMGHEIADERRTAFGGAQAIIKLPKGYAAGSDPRKDGHAAGY from the coding sequence ATGCGTCGACCGACCGTCCTCCTCGCCGCGCTGCTCGCGGCGCCGCTCACCCTGCCCGCCCAGCGCCCGCTCACCATGGCCGGCCGCTCGGTGGTCTACGCGCCGCACGGCGTCGCCGCCACGAGCCAGCCGCTCGCCACGACGGCCGCGCTGAACGTGCTGCAGAAGGGCGGCAACGCCATCGACGCCGCCGTCACGGCGGCGGCGACGCTGGCCGTCGTCGAGCCGATGATGACCGGCGTCGGCGGCGACATGTTCGCGCTCGTGTGGATCGCGAAGGAGCACCGCCTCGTCGCGCTGAACGCGAGCGGACGCGCGGGCTCGCTCATGTCGCGCGACGAGCTGGTGAAGCGCGGTCGCACGCGCATGCCGTCGCGCGGCATCGAGACCGTCACCGTGCCCGGCGCGCTCGCGGGATGGCAGGAGCTGCTCTCCAAGTACGGCACCATCACGCTCGCCCAGGCCGTGCAGCCCGCGATCCACTACGCCGACGAGGGGTTCGTCGTCACCCCGGTCATCTCGAACGACTGGGCGGGACAGGCCGACGTCCTCGCGCGCGACGAGGGCGCGCGCGCGACGTTCCTCGTGAACGGCAAGACGCCGAAGGCCGGCGACTGGTTCCGCAACCCCGACCTCGCGCGCACGCTGCGGCAGATCGCCGCCGAGGGGCCCGACGCGCTCTACGGCGGCACGCTCGGTCAGCGCATCGTCGCGCGCGTGCAGGAGCTCGGCGGCTTCATCACGCTCGACGACCTGAAGGCGAACAAGCCCACGTGGGTGACGCCGATCTCCACCACGTTCAAGGGCTACCGCGTGTGGGAGCTGCCGCCGAACAACCAGGGGATCGCCGCGCTCGAGATGCTCCGCATCCTCGACGCGTACGACCTGAAGGCGATGGGGCACAACTCGCCCACCTACCTGCACCACCTCATCGAGGCGAAGAAGCTCGCGTACGCGGACCTCGCGCGCTACGTCGGCGACGCGGAGCACCTCACCATGCCCGCCGAACGCATGCTGTCGGACGCGTTCATCGCCGAGCGGCGGAGCCATCTCGACGAGCACCGTGCGCAGAGCCGCGTCGAGGCCGGCCCCGCGCAGACGGCGAGCGAGACGATCTACCTCACCGTCGCCGACAGCGCCGGCAACATGGTGTCGTTCATCAACTCGCTGTTCGACGAGTTCGGGTCGGGGATCGTGGTGCCCGGCACCGGCTTCGCGCTGCACGATCGCGGCGCCGGCTTCACGATGGATCCCGGGCTGCCGAACACCGTCGCGCCGGGCAAGCGGCCGTTCCACACGCTCATCCCGGGATTCGTCACGAAGGACGATCAGCCGTACATGAGCTTCGGCCTCATGGGCGGCGCGATGCAGGCGCAGGGGCACGCGCAGTTCCTGATCAACATGTTCGTCTTCGGCATGGACGTGCAGCAGGCGATCGACGCACCGCGCTTCCGGCACCTGAACGGGTTGAGCGTCGCGCTCGAGCCGGCGATCGGCGACAGCGTGCGCGCCGCGCTCGCCGCGATGGGCCACGAGATCGCCGACGAGCGCCGCACCGCGTTCGGCGGCGCGCAGGCCATCATCAAGCTGCCGAAGGGCTACGCCGCCGGCTCCGACCCGCGCAAGGACGGCCACGCGGCCGGGTACTGA
- a CDS encoding (2Fe-2S)-binding protein — translation MRFTLNGAARDVTSPAAARLLDVLREECGLTGTKEGCGEGECGACTVLVDGEAVCSCIVPVAQVDGADVRTIEGLGDDDPLQHLFMNEVGAQCGICTPGMIMAALTLGERPTLDDVKTALAGNLCRCTGYGAIYRAVLKWRGVPPETAT, via the coding sequence ATGCGCTTCACGCTGAACGGCGCCGCGCGCGACGTGACGTCACCCGCCGCGGCGCGGCTGCTCGACGTGCTGCGCGAGGAGTGCGGGCTCACGGGCACGAAGGAGGGGTGCGGCGAGGGGGAGTGCGGCGCGTGCACGGTGCTCGTCGACGGCGAGGCGGTCTGCTCGTGCATCGTGCCGGTGGCACAGGTGGACGGTGCCGACGTGCGGACGATCGAGGGGCTCGGCGACGACGACCCGCTGCAGCACCTGTTCATGAACGAGGTGGGCGCGCAGTGCGGCATCTGCACGCCGGGGATGATCATGGCCGCGCTGACGTTGGGCGAGCGGCCCACGCTCGACGACGTGAAGACCGCGCTCGCCGGCAACCTCTGTCGGTGCACGGGCTACGGCGCGATCTATCGCGCGGTGCTGAAGTGGCGCGGCGTGCCGCCGGAGACGGCGACGTGA
- the allB gene encoding allantoinase AllB encodes MWLRSRRVVTAKGVHAASVHVVDGRIVSVSTWDDASADVIDVGDDVVMPGLVDTHVHVNEPGRTEWEGFATATRAAAAGGVTTILDMPLNAVPATTTAAALEAKRDAARGNTAVHVEYIGGVVPGNAGELEGLRDAGVRAFKCFLSPSGVDEFGHVTEADLREAFPVLQSLGLPLMVHAEDPACLLEAPAGGSRRYLDWLASRPAQAERSAITMLVRLMERWPTPVHVVHLSSAGSLGIVADARARGLPLTVETCPHYLTFAAEEIPDGATEYKCAPPIRRTTERDALWEALLDGEIDLVASDHSPCPPAMKGSDGDFFAAWGGIASLQLGLSAVWTGARARGVGVERLTEWMSAAPARLAGLHDRKGRIAPGYDADLVMWDPDASFVVDAARLHHRHPVTPYAGRELFGVVRRTYVGGRIVYDG; translated from the coding sequence ATGTGGCTGCGTAGCCGCCGCGTGGTGACGGCGAAGGGGGTGCACGCGGCGAGCGTGCACGTTGTCGACGGTCGCATCGTGAGCGTGTCGACGTGGGACGACGCGTCGGCCGACGTGATCGACGTCGGCGACGACGTCGTCATGCCCGGTCTCGTCGACACGCACGTGCACGTGAACGAGCCCGGTCGCACCGAGTGGGAGGGGTTCGCGACCGCGACGCGCGCCGCCGCGGCGGGCGGCGTGACGACGATCCTCGACATGCCGCTGAACGCCGTCCCCGCGACGACGACCGCCGCGGCGCTGGAGGCGAAGCGCGACGCCGCGCGCGGCAACACGGCGGTGCACGTCGAGTACATCGGCGGCGTCGTGCCCGGGAATGCGGGAGAGCTGGAAGGGCTGCGCGACGCGGGCGTGCGCGCGTTCAAGTGCTTCCTGTCGCCGAGCGGCGTGGACGAGTTCGGGCACGTGACGGAGGCCGACCTGCGGGAAGCGTTCCCCGTGCTGCAGTCGTTAGGCCTCCCGCTGATGGTGCACGCCGAGGACCCCGCATGCCTGCTGGAGGCGCCGGCCGGTGGGTCGCGCCGCTACCTCGACTGGCTCGCGAGCCGCCCCGCGCAGGCCGAGCGCTCGGCCATCACGATGCTCGTGCGGCTCATGGAGCGGTGGCCGACCCCCGTGCACGTCGTGCACCTGTCGTCGGCGGGCTCGTTGGGCATCGTGGCGGACGCACGCGCGCGCGGCCTGCCGCTCACGGTGGAGACGTGCCCGCACTACCTCACGTTCGCGGCCGAGGAGATCCCCGACGGCGCGACGGAGTACAAGTGCGCGCCGCCGATCCGCCGGACGACGGAGCGCGACGCGCTGTGGGAGGCGCTGCTCGACGGCGAGATCGATCTCGTGGCGAGCGACCACTCGCCCTGTCCGCCCGCCATGAAGGGGAGCGACGGCGACTTCTTCGCTGCGTGGGGCGGCATCGCGTCGCTGCAGTTAGGCCTGTCCGCGGTGTGGACCGGCGCGCGTGCCCGCGGCGTCGGCGTCGAGCGGCTCACCGAGTGGATGAGCGCCGCGCCGGCGCGGCTCGCGGGGCTGCACGACAGGAAGGGACGCATCGCGCCGGGCTACGACGCCGATCTCGTGATGTGGGATCCGGATGCATCGTTCGTCGTGGACGCCGCGCGACTGCACCATCGGCATCCGGTGACGCCGTACGCGGGCCGCGAGCTGTTCGGCGTCGTGCGGCGGACGTACGTCGGTGGCAGGATCGTGTACGATGGCTGA
- a CDS encoding xanthine dehydrogenase family protein molybdopterin-binding subunit, whose translation MPAVGNSVARKDGIGKATGRAQYADDLVFPGMLHGRTIRSTVPRGRIASVRLDFDAASFTVVDHRDVPGRNVCDLIEQDQPFLAEREVRHMAEPIVLLAHEDREILNAARVSIDYDVETPLFDPEASAGVFKRIDIVKGDVDAAMPGADVVVEGIYRTGHQEHVYIEPNGVVAVPEDGGVAVYGSMQCPFYVIKALKALLGANTPVRVVQTETGGGFGGKEEYPSMIAGHAALLALKSGRPVKIVYDRVEDMVATTKRHPSIVRHRTGVTKDGRLVAMDVDVLLDGGAYVTLSPVVLSRGCIHAAGPYRCDHVRIQGRAVFTNTPPNGAFRGFGAPQTEFAVEVHMDRVAEALGMDPVTLREINALRPGDTTATGQTLREDCSALACLEEAVRRTDFRRKRDAYRGTNRTIGLSLFYHGAGFTGSGERHLNSRARLETTPTGVRIAVGSTDIGQGTRTMHAQIVADALGVPYETVEVAQPDTSRVADSGPTVASRTCMVVGKILEECAHELRGTLGELTPAEHHARHGALSVERKYEPPDWIQWDDYTYKGDAYATYAYGCDVAELEVDPDTYEVRPTRITVIHEFGRPIHPALALGQIEGGTAQGLGYALLERVVMRDGAMANAQLTNYVIPTTLDTPAMDVVMLENRYAGGPFGAKGLGELPMDGPAPAVVNALRHLGLDVREVPATPEVLAACASR comes from the coding sequence ATGCCCGCGGTCGGCAACAGCGTCGCACGGAAGGACGGAATTGGGAAGGCGACGGGGCGCGCGCAGTACGCCGACGATCTCGTCTTCCCGGGCATGCTGCACGGGCGGACGATCCGCTCCACGGTGCCGCGCGGCCGCATCGCGAGCGTGCGACTCGACTTCGACGCGGCCAGCTTCACCGTCGTCGACCATCGCGACGTGCCGGGGCGCAACGTCTGCGACCTCATCGAGCAGGACCAGCCGTTCCTCGCCGAGCGCGAGGTGCGGCACATGGCGGAGCCGATCGTGCTGCTCGCGCACGAGGATCGCGAGATCCTGAACGCCGCGCGCGTGTCGATCGACTACGACGTCGAGACGCCGCTGTTCGATCCCGAAGCCTCCGCCGGCGTGTTCAAGCGCATCGACATCGTGAAGGGCGACGTCGACGCGGCGATGCCCGGCGCCGACGTCGTGGTCGAGGGGATCTATCGCACGGGCCACCAGGAGCACGTCTACATCGAGCCGAACGGCGTCGTCGCGGTGCCGGAGGACGGCGGCGTGGCGGTCTACGGCTCGATGCAGTGCCCGTTCTACGTCATCAAGGCGCTGAAGGCGCTGCTCGGCGCGAACACGCCGGTGCGCGTGGTGCAGACGGAGACCGGCGGCGGGTTCGGCGGGAAGGAGGAGTATCCGTCGATGATCGCGGGGCACGCCGCGCTGCTCGCGCTGAAGAGCGGCCGCCCGGTGAAGATCGTCTACGACCGCGTGGAGGACATGGTCGCGACGACGAAGCGGCACCCGTCGATCGTGCGCCACCGTACCGGCGTGACGAAGGACGGCCGCCTCGTGGCGATGGACGTCGACGTGCTGCTCGACGGCGGCGCGTACGTGACGCTGAGCCCCGTGGTGCTCTCGCGCGGCTGCATCCACGCGGCAGGGCCGTACCGGTGCGACCACGTGCGCATCCAGGGGCGCGCGGTGTTCACGAACACGCCGCCCAACGGCGCGTTCCGCGGCTTCGGCGCGCCGCAGACGGAGTTCGCGGTCGAGGTGCACATGGACCGCGTGGCCGAGGCGTTAGGCATGGACCCCGTGACGCTGCGCGAGATCAACGCGCTGCGGCCGGGCGACACGACGGCGACCGGCCAGACGCTGCGCGAGGACTGCTCGGCGCTCGCCTGCCTGGAGGAGGCGGTGCGGCGCACGGACTTCCGCCGCAAGCGCGACGCGTACCGCGGCACGAACCGCACGATCGGGCTGTCGCTGTTCTACCACGGCGCCGGCTTCACGGGGAGCGGCGAGCGGCACCTGAACTCGCGCGCGCGGCTGGAGACGACGCCGACCGGCGTGCGGATCGCCGTCGGCAGCACCGACATCGGGCAGGGCACGCGCACGATGCACGCACAGATCGTCGCCGACGCGCTCGGCGTGCCGTACGAGACGGTGGAGGTCGCGCAGCCGGACACGTCGCGCGTCGCCGACAGCGGGCCGACGGTCGCGTCGCGCACGTGCATGGTGGTGGGCAAGATCCTCGAGGAGTGCGCGCACGAGCTGCGCGGGACGCTCGGCGAGCTCACACCGGCGGAGCACCACGCGCGGCACGGCGCGCTGTCGGTGGAGCGGAAGTACGAGCCGCCCGACTGGATCCAGTGGGACGACTACACGTACAAGGGGGACGCGTACGCGACGTACGCCTACGGCTGCGACGTGGCGGAGCTGGAGGTCGACCCGGACACGTACGAGGTGCGGCCGACGCGGATCACCGTGATCCACGAGTTCGGCCGGCCGATCCATCCCGCGCTCGCGTTAGGCCAGATCGAGGGCGGCACGGCGCAGGGGCTCGGCTACGCGCTGCTCGAGCGCGTGGTGATGCGCGACGGCGCGATGGCGAACGCGCAGCTCACGAACTACGTCATCCCGACGACGCTCGACACGCCCGCGATGGACGTCGTGATGCTGGAGAACCGCTACGCCGGCGGTCCGTTCGGCGCGAAGGGGCTCGGCGAGCTGCCGATGGACGGGCCCGCGCCCGCGGTCGTGAACGCGCTGCGGCATCTGGGGCTCGACGTGCGCGAGGTTCCCGCCACTCCCGAGGTGCTCGCGGCATGCGCTTCACGCTGA
- a CDS encoding FAD binding domain-containing protein — translation MRTATSGLDLARATSVDEALRILRDEPRMPVAGATDVYVGLNFGTLPQTRFLDIWGCDELRAIRVHGDTLSLGALVTYTACIASPLVREWLPMLVEASRLVGGVQIQNRGTLGGNLANASPAGDSLPVLAAADATVVLRSLSGERRVPVTAFFTGYRATVLRPEELIVAIEVPHVEGRQWFRKVGTRAAQAISKVVIAAVRGPSPRIALGSVAPTMVRAHDTERALASGASIDDAANILGREIAPIDDVRSTGDYRRTVAMNLLRRFWSETA, via the coding sequence GTGAGAACGGCGACGTCGGGACTCGACCTCGCGCGTGCGACATCGGTGGACGAGGCGCTGCGCATCCTGCGCGACGAGCCGCGCATGCCCGTCGCCGGCGCGACCGACGTGTACGTGGGACTCAACTTCGGCACGCTGCCGCAGACGCGATTCCTAGACATCTGGGGGTGCGACGAGCTGCGCGCGATCCGCGTCCACGGCGACACGCTGTCGCTCGGCGCGCTCGTCACCTACACGGCGTGCATCGCGTCGCCGCTCGTGCGCGAGTGGCTGCCGATGCTCGTCGAGGCGTCGCGGCTCGTGGGCGGCGTGCAGATCCAGAATCGCGGGACGTTGGGCGGCAACCTCGCGAACGCGTCGCCGGCGGGCGACTCGCTCCCCGTGCTGGCGGCGGCGGATGCGACGGTCGTGCTGCGCTCCCTGTCCGGCGAGCGCCGAGTGCCGGTGACGGCGTTCTTCACCGGATACCGCGCGACGGTGCTGCGACCGGAGGAGCTGATCGTGGCCATCGAGGTGCCGCACGTCGAGGGGCGACAGTGGTTCCGCAAGGTCGGCACGCGCGCGGCGCAGGCGATCTCGAAGGTCGTCATCGCCGCCGTCCGCGGGCCGTCGCCGCGCATCGCATTGGGCAGCGTGGCGCCGACCATGGTGCGGGCCCACGACACGGAGCGCGCGCTCGCGTCGGGCGCGTCGATCGACGACGCGGCGAACATCCTCGGCCGCGAGATCGCGCCGATCGACGACGTGCGGTCGACGGGCGACTACCGGCGCACGGTGGCGATGAACCTGCTGCGGCGGTTCTGGAGCGAGACGGCGTGA